The window ACTTTTTCTTGCGTGCTCTTTTTTAGTTGGGGCGCGCTAGCACAcacactgggtgtagcccccgagattcaggccaaCTGCGTAGCAGTTGGGCCGAATCTTAAAATAGTACTTGTTTCTGAGTCTTTCTTCTGCAGCCGAGGTGCTGTCTTGGAGGACCTGGCTGATTCGGGCCGGCTTCCACTATGACCGGCTCGTTGCTGACGCCGGTCAGCTTGGAGCCGAGGTCGAGAGGGCGACGGAGGAGGCGACGGGAGCCCGGCGGACGCTCGACGAAGCCAGACAGCTGCGGGAGCGCCTCAAGGCGGAGGCCGCCAAGTTTGTGGAGGCGCAGCAGGCCCTTGCCGAGGCGGACCAGCAACGCGGCAAGCTGGCCGACGACAAGGGGTAGCTCCAGGCCAAGGTGGAGCACCTGAAGGCGCTGGTGGCCACGACGGAGGAGACCCGGAAGGAGGAGACCAGGCGCCGCGAGGAGGCGGTGAAGGCGGCCGGGACAAGGACGCCGAGATGaaggcggcccttgccaaggTCACCGATCTAGAGAAGACGCTCCAGGACTGTGACCGCACCATCTCCCGGGAGCGGCGCGATACGTTGCTTGAAGCGTAGCACCTTGAAGAGTCCTTCTCTAGTAAGTGCTTTCCTTGGGTTATGCCGGGCTGGGACCCCGGCATTTTGTCCTTGGTGACTTTTCTTCTGACTTGCTTCTCTTCTTGACAGGGGCCTCCCCGGAGATGCGCCAGCTGGCGGAGGAGGCGATCCGCCTTTAGCGCGACCCACAGGGGATCGTCGGCTCCAGGACTGACCCGCGGGTGGCCTGGACTTTCCTAGAGATCGTGACCGCCGCCGAGGCCCGTCTGTGAGTCTTGAGCGAGCAGATGGGACGGCTCTCTGAGGCCGGCGCGGCGATGACGGCGGCCCTCTGGCCGGGTTCCGTTGCGCTGAATAGCTTCACGCGGCTGGCGCGGTGGTTGGAGGTTGGCCCGGACCATCCTCATGAGTGGCAGGTTTCCGCCGCCTGTGCCGGCGCCGAGATGGCGCTCCGGTTTGCGATGTCTTGGCATCCGGACTTGTCGTTGGACGCGTTGATGGGCCAGCGAGCCAGCTCGGAGAGCCAGTTGCACGCGGAGGCCGGCCGGATCGCCGCTCGGGCCAGCTACATCACCGGGTTCGCCTTCCACAACGAGTTCCGGCCAGAGCGGGTGGAAGATGGCGGAGTTGTTCCTGCCGATGACTACGGCCTGCTTCTGGATGACCCGGAGGGCAGCTCCGAGGTGACGGACGTCTACCGCGATGCGGGCGCCGAGGAGGGAGACATCGGCACCTCGGCGAACCCGGAGGCCACCGAGGGGGATGCCTGAGGCTGCCTGTTTTTAACTTGGTAAAAATTTCGGTTAGGTAGCAGATCCACCCACCCACTGGGGATTTCTAGGTGTAATGAATTCTCGCCTTGGGCCTGTTTAAATTTGAACTGGTGAAGTATAAACTTCGTGAATGTTAGCGCTCTTACTTTTTGTCTTTCGAGCCGTTTACTTGCGACTTTCCTCTCTcgggctccccccccccccccccccccgcgagtccgacggccgaggctccggtcTATGACAAGGAGTTCGGCCTTTGAGAGGAGCGCGCAATACTTGAGCTGTCGAAAcgttgagcgcgagcgaaacacccactgggccggctggcaGCAATCTGGTCGAGACCGGTTGGTGAGCAGCCGGTCGGGCGGCAGTGTTACAAGTGACGAGGCCGGGTCGATCAACCCGGCGGTATGTATGAATTCGTGGGTGCCTGTGCTTTTGCTTCCCGTCAGTTGAGTCGTTTTCTTGCGGTTttccccccttgggcctccccccgcGAGTCTGACGGCTGAGGCTCCGGTCCGTGGCAAGGGGTTTGGCCTTCAAGAGGAGTGCACAGTACTTGGGCGTTCGGAACGTTGAGCGCGAGagaaacacccactgggccggctggcggcaatccggcAAAGCTGGTTTGGCAAGCAGCCGGTCGTGCGGCAGCTAAAGTGGCGTGGCCGGGTTGGGTAACCCGGCGACCCTTGACTTAGTGTTTGTGGTGGGCTGGTGCTCTGGCCTTGCGCGCTTGCCAGTCGATAGTCGAAGCCAGTTCTGTTGCTTAGGACGAAGTGGAAGGCCGCGGTGATCCCAGTGTGTCAGGAACTGCTAAGGAAATGTGGCGGGTAGTGGCCAAGCTGGCCAGCCCCCGAGGCCCCGGGTCGAGCGAGTCGGACCGGTGGCCAGGTTTGACGCAGAGATAGATAATGCGTAAATGCGGGAGACACAAAAAGCTTGGTCGAAAAGGGGCATCCCCCGAGCGTCGCTCGGGGAGCCCATAGTTTTCATGCGATTACAAAAGGCAGATACATACGTGCACGCGGCTAACTTGAAAATGGGTGGAGGAGCTCTGCATTCCACGACCGGATTGTTTCTTCACCGGCAGTGTCTCTCTTGCACTTGTTTGACTTTGGGgtgtcgatgaggtagtaggcgttgcgatcgcacagggccttgctgatgatgaaggggccctcccatggGGAGGACAGCTTGTGTTAGCCGGTCTGCTCTTGGACGAGTCGGAGGACGAGGTCTCCTTCTCGAAAggcgaggggcttgatcttcttgctgtggtagtgcctcaggccttgctggtagaagGCTGAGCGCTAGGAGACGCGCTTCTTCGACTAGGTCGACACCATCTTcacgggcttctttggcctcggTTTCGGTGTACATCGTGATGCGCGTCGAGTCAAACTCGACAtcggtcgggatgacggcttctgctccatagacgaggaagaacggggtgaacccggtcgaccgGTTTGGTGTTGTTcggagactccagaggacggccggcaacTCGTCAAGCCAGCTGTCGGGCGAACGGATGAGCGGCTCGACGAGTCGCGGCTTGATGCCGGAAAGGATGAGGCTATTGGCCCGCTCAACCTGGCCGTTGGACTGCAGATGTGTGACTAAAGCCAGGTCGAGGCGAATGCCGGAGACGGAATAGTACTGCGCGAGCgcgcccttggcgaagttggtgccgttgtcCGTGATAATGCTGTTCGGCATGCCGTAGCGCACCGCGATGTCTTTGGCGAACCAGACGATCGTTGGCCCATCCAGCTTCTTGATTGGTCttgcttcaatccatttggtgaacttttccaccgccaccagcagatgcgtcatgccgcctcgagcggtcttgaagggccccaccatgtcgagtccccagaccgcgaagggccaggcgATCGGGATGGTCCGGAGTGCCGACGCCGGCTGGTGGTTGCGCTTGCTGAAGCTCTGGCATCCCTTGCACTTGAGGACGAGCGACTCTGCGTCTTCGAGGGctgtgggccagtagaaaccatggcggaaagccttggccaccagggaccCCGAGGCGGCGTGGTGCACGCACTCGCCCTGgtgtatgtcgaggaggatctcaatgcccttgtattgctcgacgcaacgctggaattCGCTGGTGGAGCTGCGCTTGACGAGCTCATTGTTGATGATGTTGTAGGTGGACGCTCGGCGCTGCACTTGCCGAGCTtcggtctcgtccatggggagGACCCCGTTCTCTAGGAACTCTGAGATGGGCAGTGCCCATGATGGTGTCGTCACCACGGCGAACACGGCCACCATGGCGGGTTCAGGGGTGGCAGCCCCCGGGTCGGGTTCGTAGTCCCCAGGCCAGGTTCGACAGTCCCCGGGCCAGGTTGAGGCACGGCCGGATCGGGTGgagtagtccccgggccgggttgaggcGCGGCCGGGTCGGGTGGGACGTGGATGGACTCGGAGTCCGGAGACGGCTTGTGcaggtgctcgagggagacgccGGATGGGATGGACTGCCGGGACGAGGTGATCTTGGCGAGCGTGTCGGccgcctccactacaaaaaaagacacatctgtgacattttgggccgaacgaaattttttctgtcatacttatgacacttctatgacgataattgtgacaaaacccggtatcatcattgATGTGgtgggtcctacttctatgacaaaaaatcatgacagaaaatgggctttttgtcctgggcgggctggagatgcagctgcatgacattctttgggccgtccatgacggaaaaaaccgtggtagaagcgagggcgaggaaaatatcggggtgttcccggttacggtgggtggtcggggccgagcgatgcgcgtttctctcatacacgcacgcgcgtgggtgcgaggcatagggctctaactgaacccgagcaaggcgttgggctctaactgaacccgagcgattgcactgatgactacgcgttactgaacccgagcgatcgatcgatggctgttaactgaacccgatcgagcgattccttcgcaactgctgctaactgaagccgatcgatgctgcctctggaggaacagtgagcattgctcgggggggttggatgaacagttcccggtgggggtggatggacaggagcccgtggtgttgcctctggatgaacaggaccccgatcgatcgagccaatTGGGGCTGGAtgacaggaccccgtggagggctggatgaacaggaccaccccatggagggcaggatgaacagtagacggtggagggctggatgaacattagcccgtggaggggtggttgaacaggagcccgtggagagggctggttgaatagtagccggtggagtaccgcgcagtggaggctggatgaacaggagtccatggatgaacagtcgcaggtggaggctggaggaggtcgacggtggatgaacagtagcccgtggaggctggagggggttgacggtggagatgaacagtatcccgtggagtcccgttttgcggtacgccacagccctcccgatgaacaggacccccgtttcgaccgtagcgctccaacacaagtccgtttcctccgttttgcggtacgccacacccctcccgatcaacaggacccccgttttgaccataggagttccgtttcctctgttttgcggtacgccacacccctcccgatgaacaagatcctgtttcgaccgtggccggtcaaacacaaggccgtttcctccgttctgcagtacgccaggcctcgtttccatcgatTGTTCCGTCGaaaccctcccgatgaacacgacgacgcattccgttccgacccagccggttggctccccatgaacatgacgacaatgttgtttctccgttctgacccagccatgtacacgagccctggccgtacgtacgcgcgagtaggtgttcgagaccccgctcgtatgtacgtacgtggtcgtatttactttcttgcaccctggccgctgtacgtacgtgtacatgctacgtgtgcgcctctactacgacacgtgcgcgcctcaacatagaccagtatgtacgtacacgttcgcgaccagaatgacaacacaacgtatgcttcgaccaggtgggtcccgactgtcaggcacttccttgcctgtgaagatgtagctggtgggtcccagcagtcaggggggaatcttttttttgcccggacgcactttcttgcgtgcgaagatatagctggtgggtcccagcagtcagggggaaatgtttttttcgccaaatacggtggcccgtctggtgggtccctgctgtcaggtggaggaataattattttgcgcgtaataaggaggcacttccttgctgcggccgtggacccagctgtcagcctctccacgtatagtactcttccaatggaagtcgttccttgaccacgttgaccacgccgcgccgagagcaccagggcggtggacgacggcgaggccttggaaggggacgacgcggcagtggaagcccgcgcggggagtagtacgagggttcactggtttggctgcagtgtgaggctgccgccgccgcagggcctggccagcggtaggaatagtagggggcggtgaggcctctgcggcagcacagccggccacgggaggcaggagcatgcggcacgagcggcgctgctttgggcggctcgagcaaggagaacagaggttgaagaagcactacggcctttggatggacatcgtacggtcactggagctagaatcgttcatattgaccaagttgacaaagcacttcatcccgtcaacttagtaggcccacaagtcagcctcccaccaaggtgggtcccaactagaagggggagtattcatttttttgtgcgtaataaggaggcacttccggtgggtccgagctgacagcgggggggggggcgttttttcgcgaaatacggtggcccgtccaatgggtcccagcagtcaggggggaaacgttttttcgccaaatacggtggcccgtccggtgggtccctgttttcaggtggaggaataattattttccacataataaggaggcacttccttgcagctgcagtggactcagctgtcagcctctccacgtacagtactcttccaatggaagtcgttccttgaccacgttgaccacgccgcgccgagagcaccagggcggtggacgacggcaagtggcgaggcctaggaaggggacaacgcggagccggggaagacgcggcagtggaagcccgcgcggagaggagtacgagggttcactggttcggctgcggtgtgaggctgccgtcgccgcagaataacagggggtgtgggtgagtggagggatggcctggccagtggtgggagtagtaggggcggtgaggcctccgcggcagcacagccggccacggaaggcaggagcaggcggcatgaccggcgctgctttgggcggctggagcaagaagaccagaggttgaagaagcactacgaccgttggatggacatcgtacggtcactgcagctagaatcgtttatattgactaagttgacaaagccgttggtacgcgtcaacttagtaggcctacaggtcagcttccgaaacagtgcgccccagatgtcaggaggaggaatcattttttgggcgggtgaagctagaatatccgagattgaagaagcacggcatccgttggatggacatccaacggacactgctgctagaactgtgtgttgactataataagttgacaaagccttgcatacgcgtcaacttctttttttaggggacgcgtcaacttagtaggcccataagtgtgtggcagagaacttatagcccatttgcgatttgtaagaatgtacaacccatttttgaattctaatggaatttactacagcccatttacagtttgttaaaagtacagcccattttctagctaggacaacgattaataatttcaaccaaccgttcaagacagaattcaataaaatttcccacattttgattggatccgaaatatttttatcccgaaatttctagtcaaattaaatataaatttgtattacataAAAATCTAACTTGTTGGGTGGAGCTGGCTTGTTGGGGAAGTCTTGGTGCGCCGGGCTCGGCCGTCTTGAGCTGGTTGTTTGGGCCGAGCTGAGGAGTCCGGCCGGGTCGAGGATTAGGCCAGGTCgaggggcttggccgggtcgagcgagCCGGCCAAGCGTGAGCCGGCTTGAGGGGAGATGCtggccccgttgtttttgaaaaggatccgggttccgttgcctacccggggttcatccccccgacagtagtccccgaagctgtgaaggtccgccgtcttcggatggtagggccttcgcagtttccccCTTTGAAGGAGGCGAATTTTGTGACCCCCGAGTCAGGCAACACCCACTGTGTTCCAGCTTCCGGAAGACGGATCGCGGCATCCCGGTAGCGGCTGGAAACCGAGGAGTCCACCGAATCTTTGAGGCAATTTTTTTGGCTTCGCGCGGGCGCCACATGGCGCCTGGAAGCCGGAAGGAACTGACAGGCCACGCGCGCGACAGGTCAGGGCGAAGCGCTGGGGCCCGCGGCCACGCGCCCTCGGCCCACGCGCGTGGATTTATTGCGGCGTGCGCAAGTCGGTTGCCATTGTCGAGGCAGTTATTGCGCACATACGTGCGCAGTTATTGCGGGGAAGTGGGAGAGGCGGGCGCAAACGATCCCACTCCCCCACGTTTCAAACAGCGGCTTATAAATTGGGGCGAGGAGGGGGCGGCGGAAATCGTTCTCGCTCGCGCCCCCTGCCTTCGTCTTCCTTCCTCTGCTTCTTGCGACCGCCGCGCACCGCGACGCCCGTTGCTTTGAGCAGAGCTTCGTAGCCACCTTCTCCTTTCTTCTCTCGTATCTTTGTCGATGGCGCTGCCGTCGGGCTCGTGGATGGGCTCGACCGTCACCCTCGATGACATCGCCTATCTTCGCACCACCAGCCGCCTGCCGGGGGAGACGGAGGTTGCCGTGCGCCTGCCGCGGGGAGAGCGGGAGCCGCGGCCCGAGGGCACAGAGCGCTTGGTCTTCTTCCCGCACTTCAAGCGCGTGTTCGGGCTCCCCGCGAGCGGCTTCTTCCACAACTTCCTGGAGTTCTTCAGGCTCCAGCACCGTCATCTTGGCGTCGGCGCCGTCGTGCAGCTGGCGggcttcgtcaccctctgcgaggggtacctgggggtcgagccttcgatcgacctctgggtacgcttcttctccttgaagcagCATGGGTCGAGGGTTGGAGAGATGTCCGAGTGTGGGGCCGCCGTCATCTCCAAGCGGTCGGGCGCTGACTGCCCGAAGATGCCGTtggaggattctgccaagaaGTGGCAGAATTCTTTCTTCTACGTCCGCAACCTCGGCGCGAACCGCATCAACTTGTCGCCCTTCGTCAACTCACCGCCAAGGGGGAAACAGAACTGGGGGTACTACCCCAAGCACCCGTCGCAGGAGGTGCTCAACCTGTGCGAGCGGGTGTTGGTGATGAAGGAGCGGGAGGGGCTCACCGGCACCGACCTCATCACCGCCTTCATCGTCCGTCGGGTGCTGCCGCTGCAGCAGCGCAGCCACCTCATCGGTCAGATGACCGGCCTTCAGAACCCCAACCGCATGGCGAACTTGCGGCTAGGGGCGGACCAGGTCGCGCGCCAGGTTaacgacatctccaaggccaaccTGCGGGATGACTGGCAGTTCGGGAAACCCCCGTACAGCCGCATGAACCCGGCACCGACGGTGAGTCCTTGGTCTCCATATTTTGCTGCTGCTCATCTTCTTATTCGCCCTCACGCGACGTGGGAGGTGCTCCTGAACGCCATCCGGCATCCTTACGACCTTGTGCGGACGCAGGGCGCCGAGTTGGTAAGTCTTGTGTTTACTTCTTGAGTCGCCGGTCATGCGACGGTCTTGAGGGGCTGACGCGAGTTGTTGTCGCAGCTGCGCcaggtggaggaggcggcggcgcggccggaGCCGGGTCGTCTCGAGGGGCGCCGGCGGCGAGCCATCCGCACTAGAAGGACAACGTCGCACCGCGGGCCCCGGCCGAGAAGCACGTGGCGGACCCAACCGGGGGCGTGAAGCCGGCTACCAAGAGGAGGCGCGGCGCTCCGCGGGAGAGGGCGGCGAGGCCCGTCGTTCCGGTGGTGCCGGGGTGAGTTTCTTTTTTGCTTGAACCGAGTGGCCGAGCGGCTCTGCTTGGCTTATATTTAGTTTGTCTTGGGTTTCAGGTCGCCGATCTCGctggcgctggcggcggcggacgcTGCGTCTGGCGACGGTGCCGCGTTCCGAAGGAGTCTGTCCGACACCGTCTGTCGGGacaagggggaggaggagggggcggatCCGGATCTTGGCCTAGACCCGTCCGACACCGAAGGCTTGGCCTGGTGGGACCAAAACCGGGCCgaggcggagctggaggcggcgtcgACCCAGGCCTGGGTTAGCGCCGCGGTGGCGTGGGCGCGAGCTGGCGAGGAGCCAGCGTGGCCGGAGACGCCGACAGggatggtggcggcggcgacgttCTTCGTGCCGTCGGAGGAGGCGGAGCACAGCCAAGGCGACCCTGCGGATGTGATGGACCTCGACCGGGAGGGCGTGGTCATCGGGGACGACACCCCGCCGTGGACCGACGTGGTCGAGCGGGCGGGGGCCGACGGAGGCGGTGGCGACACCGTCTTGGAGGAAGCGCCGCGGATGGCACCGGAGGGAACGCCCCAGGTGCAAATGAGCGAAGCACCGTTGGTGGTGGGGCCGCAGGCCACTCCGGTCGCCAAACAGGTGATGGTGCCGGCGAGGGCGCCGGAGAGGGCGCCGGCCGCAGGGGGCGAGGCCAGCGGGGAGCACGCCCTGGTGCTTAAGTCGGGGGGTCGTCGGGCCGCCGGGTCGCAGCCGACGCGGTGCGGGACCGGCGAGGTCTTCTTCGGGCCTCCaacccaggaggaggcggcgatggcTGCTGTGACCCGGCGCCTGCGAGGGCGGAAGGACCGAATCCAGGCCTtcgcccaggccgaggtggaggcGACGCAGGAGCTGGAGCGCGCCATGTTTGTAAGTTTTTCGTTGCATTCTGCTTTGTTGGGGcacgccagcgcacccactgggtgtagcccccgagattcgggccaactgcgtagcagttgggtcgaatcttaaacTGTTGTCTTGTATTGATTGTTGCTTTCTACAGCAATTGGACTCCTACCGGGTCAGCGTCTTCAACCGGCTCCTGGAGACGCATCGGCGGCTCAAGGAGCAGCTTgtcgccaaggaggaggagctccgcgcCGTGGCAGGTACTTTTTCTTGCGTGCTCTTTTTTAGTTGGGGCGCGCTAGCACACACAccgggtgtagcccccgagattcgggccaactgcgtaGCAGTTTGGCCGAATCTTAAAATAGTACTTGTTTCTGAGTCTTTCTTCTGCAGCCGAGGTGCTGTCTTGGAGGACCCGGCTAATTCGGGCCGGCTTCCACTACCACCGGCTCGTTGCTGACGCCGGTCGGCTTGGAGCCGAGGTGGAGAGGGCGACGGAGGAGGCGACGGGAGCCCGGCGGACGCTCGACGAAGCCAAACAGCTGCGGCAGTGCCTCAAGGCGGAGGCCGCCAAGGTTGTGGAGGCGCAGCAGGCCCTTGTCGAGGCGGACCAGCAACACGGCAAGCTGGCCGACAACAAGGGGCAGCTCCAGGCCAAGGTGGAGCGCCTGAAGGCACTGGTGGCCACGGTGGAGGAGACCCGGAAGGGGGAGACCAGGCGCCGCGAGGAGGCGGTGAAGGCGGCCGAGGACAAGGAGGCCGAGATGaaggcggcccttgccaaggTCGCCGATCTGGAGAAGACGCTCCAGGAGCGTGACCGCACCATCGCCCGGGAGCTGCGCAATACGTTGCTCGAAGCGCAGCACCTTgaagagtccttctccagtaagtgctttCCTCGGGTTTTGCCGGGCTGGGACCCCGGCTTTTGTCCTTGGTGACTTTTCTTCTGACTTGCTTCTCTTCTTGACAGGGTCTTCCCGGAGACGCGCCAGCTGGCAGAGGAGGCGGTCCGCCTTTAGCGCGACCCGCTGGGGATTGTCGGCTCCGGGACTGACCCGCGGGTGGCCTGGACTTTCCCAGAGATCGTGACCGCCGCCGAGGCCCGTCTGTGAGTCTTGAGCGAGCAGATGGGGCGGCTCTCTGAGGCCGGCGCGGTGATGACGGCGGCTCTCTGAGGCCGGCGCGGTGATGACGGCGGCCCTCTGGCCGGGTTCCGTCGCGCTGAATAGCTCCATGCGGCTGGCGCGGTGGTTGGAGGCAGGCCCGGACCATCTACATGAGTGGCGGGTTTCCGCCGCCCGTGCCGGCGCCGAGATGGTGCTCCGGTTTGTGATGTCTTGGCATCCGGACTCGTCGCTGGACGCGTTGATGGGCCAGCGAGCCGGCTCGGAGAGCCAGTTGCACGCGGAGGCTGGCCGGATCGCCGCTCGGGCCAGCTACATCACCGGGTTCGCCTTCCACGACGAGTTCCGGCCGGAGCGGGCGGAAGTGGCGGAGTTGTGCCTGCCGATGACTACGGCCTGCTTCTGGACGATCTGGAGGGCAGCTCCGAGGAGACGGACGTCTACCGCGATGCGGGCGTCGAGGAGGGAGACACCGGCACCTCGGCGAACCCGGAGGCCACCGAGGGGGATG is drawn from Aegilops tauschii subsp. strangulata cultivar AL8/78 chromosome 1, Aet v6.0, whole genome shotgun sequence and contains these coding sequences:
- the LOC109752489 gene encoding uncharacterized protein, with product MVAVFAVVTTPSWALPISEFLENGVLPMDETEARQVQRRASTYNIINNELGECVHHAASGSLVAKAFRHGFYWPTALEDAESLVLKCKGCQSFSKRNHQPASALRTIPIAWPFALDGPTIVWFAKDIAVRYGMPNSIITDNGTNFAKGALAQYYSVSGIRLDLALVTHLQSNGQVERANSLILSGIKPRLVEPLILQI